In a genomic window of Streptomyces katrae:
- a CDS encoding amino-acid N-acetyltransferase, with protein sequence MGELSTTDAKTVTIRRARTGDVPALRRLLDQYVQQRILLDKAPVVLYEDIQEFWVAERLSDGQVVGCGALHVMWEDLAEVRTLAVDLDLKGAGVGHQLLAKLLETARRVGVSRVFCLTFEVDFFAKHGFVEIGETAVETDVYMELLRSYDEGVAEFLGLERVKPNTLGNSRMLLHL encoded by the coding sequence ATGGGAGAGCTTTCCACCACAGACGCGAAAACAGTGACCATCCGCCGCGCGCGCACCGGAGATGTTCCGGCCCTGCGCCGCCTGCTGGACCAGTACGTGCAGCAGCGGATCCTCCTCGACAAAGCCCCGGTCGTCCTTTACGAGGACATCCAGGAGTTCTGGGTCGCGGAACGCCTCTCCGACGGCCAGGTGGTGGGCTGCGGAGCTCTCCACGTCATGTGGGAAGACCTCGCCGAAGTGCGCACGCTCGCGGTCGACCTCGACCTGAAGGGCGCCGGAGTCGGGCACCAGCTGCTCGCCAAGTTGTTGGAGACCGCCCGCCGGGTCGGGGTGAGCCGGGTATTCTGCCTGACCTTCGAAGTCGACTTCTTCGCGAAGCACGGGTTCGTCGAGATCGGCGAGACCGCCGTGGAGACCGATGTCTACATGGAGCTCCTGCGTTCCTATGACGAGGGAGTCGCCGAGTTCCTCGGTCTCGAACGAGTGAAGCCGAACACCTTGGGCAACAGCCGGATGCTGCTGCACCTCTGA
- a CDS encoding BlaI/MecI/CopY family transcriptional regulator codes for MPRPLGELEDAVMTRVWQWNRPVTVREVLEDLQQERSIAYTTVMTVMDNLHQKGWVRREAEGRAYRYTAVSTRAAYSAALMNEAWSTSDNPAAALVAFFGMMSPEQREALRDAVRIVQHDEPEPPAAADAPAPPAAGPGTAPSAPGEEGGSGARRSEPGR; via the coding sequence GTGCCTCGCCCCTTGGGAGAACTCGAAGACGCAGTCATGACGCGGGTGTGGCAGTGGAACCGCCCGGTCACCGTTCGGGAAGTCCTGGAAGACCTCCAGCAGGAACGGTCCATCGCGTACACCACGGTCATGACCGTTATGGACAATCTCCATCAGAAGGGCTGGGTCCGCCGGGAAGCGGAAGGCCGCGCCTATCGATATACGGCGGTCTCCACCCGCGCCGCCTACTCGGCCGCACTGATGAACGAAGCCTGGTCGACGAGCGACAACCCCGCGGCCGCCCTCGTCGCCTTCTTCGGCATGATGTCCCCGGAACAGCGCGAGGCCCTCCGCGACGCCGTACGCATCGTCCAGCACGACGAGCCCGAGCCCCCGGCCGCCGCCGACGCCCCCGCGCCCCCCGCCGCCGGCCCGGGCACGGCCCCCTCCGCTCCCGGGGAAGAAGGGGGTTCCGGCGCGCGCCGGAGCGAGCCGGGGCGATAG
- a CDS encoding DUF397 domain-containing protein: MTNAPTEWRKSSYCGEGEACVYVAAAPGTLVRVADRADPAHFVMATTHAAWADFVEAVKETG, encoded by the coding sequence ATGACGAACGCCCCGACCGAGTGGCGCAAATCGTCGTACTGCGGCGAGGGGGAGGCCTGCGTCTACGTGGCGGCGGCCCCCGGCACCCTCGTACGGGTGGCCGACCGGGCCGACCCCGCGCACTTCGTGATGGCCACCACCCACGCCGCCTGGGCCGATTTCGTCGAGGCCGTGAAGGAGACGGGCTGA
- a CDS encoding GntR family transcriptional regulator, protein MPRESPYLQVVEALRARIEAGEWKIGDRLPSRARFAEEYGVGQGVTQRAMEQLIIEGFLEGRAGSGTYVRTPRRRMRMLRTRRRVPGSGNTFRSEAAAHGIAASWDSRTHPQVPAPERIAARLAIEPGAPCVMTRYEFMADGSPAELSESWEPLAITSGTPVVLPEVGEMRGAGVVARMRSIGITVTSVVEVPRPARANQDQANLLGISLGSMITRIERTYIDSDGRPVETADLVIPDSRYEIAYAFPVE, encoded by the coding sequence ATGCCCCGTGAATCACCGTACTTGCAGGTGGTCGAAGCCCTTCGGGCCCGCATCGAGGCGGGCGAGTGGAAGATCGGAGACCGGCTCCCCTCCCGCGCCCGCTTCGCCGAGGAGTACGGGGTCGGCCAGGGCGTCACCCAGCGGGCGATGGAGCAGCTGATCATCGAGGGGTTCCTGGAGGGCCGCGCCGGCTCCGGCACCTACGTGCGCACCCCGCGCCGCCGCATGCGGATGCTCCGCACCCGCCGCCGGGTCCCCGGCTCCGGCAACACCTTCCGCTCCGAGGCCGCCGCGCACGGCATCGCCGCCTCCTGGGACTCCCGGACCCACCCCCAGGTCCCCGCGCCCGAGCGGATCGCCGCCCGCCTGGCCATCGAACCCGGCGCGCCCTGCGTGATGACCCGCTACGAGTTCATGGCCGACGGCAGTCCCGCCGAGCTCTCCGAGTCCTGGGAGCCCCTCGCGATCACCTCCGGGACGCCGGTCGTGCTGCCCGAGGTCGGCGAGATGCGCGGCGCCGGGGTCGTGGCGCGGATGCGTTCCATCGGCATCACGGTCACCTCCGTCGTGGAGGTGCCGCGCCCCGCCCGCGCCAACCAGGACCAGGCCAACCTGCTCGGGATCAGCCTCGGCTCGATGATCACCCGGATCGAGCGGACCTACATCGATTCCGACGGCCGGCCGGTGGAGACCGCCGACCTCGTGATCCCCGACTCCCGCTACGAGATCGCCTACGCCTTCCCGGTCGAGTGA
- a CDS encoding type III pantothenate kinase has product MLLTIDVGNTHTVMGLFDGEEIVEHWRVSTDPRRTADEMAVLLQGLMGMHPMLGSELGDGIHGIAICATVPSVLHELREVTRRYYGDVPSVLVEPGVKTGVPILMDNPKEVGADRIVNAVAAVELYGGPAIVVDMGTATTFDAISVRGEYVGGVISPGIEISMEALGMRGAQLRKIELARPRNVIGKSTVEAMQSGVVYGFAGQVDGIVHRMARDLVGPDGDPDDVRVIATGGLAPIVLGETTVIDEHEPWLTLIGLRLVYERNAPNFD; this is encoded by the coding sequence GTGCTGCTCACCATCGACGTGGGCAACACCCACACCGTCATGGGTCTGTTCGACGGCGAGGAGATCGTCGAGCACTGGCGGGTCTCGACCGACCCGCGCCGCACGGCCGACGAGATGGCCGTCCTGCTCCAGGGCCTGATGGGCATGCACCCGATGCTCGGCAGCGAGCTGGGCGACGGGATCCACGGCATCGCCATCTGCGCGACGGTCCCCTCCGTCCTGCACGAGCTGCGCGAGGTCACCCGCCGCTACTACGGCGACGTGCCGTCGGTGCTGGTGGAGCCCGGCGTCAAGACGGGCGTGCCCATTCTGATGGACAACCCCAAGGAGGTCGGCGCGGACCGCATCGTCAACGCGGTCGCGGCCGTCGAGCTGTACGGGGGACCGGCGATCGTCGTCGACATGGGGACGGCGACCACCTTCGACGCGATCTCGGTGCGCGGCGAGTACGTGGGCGGGGTGATCTCCCCGGGCATCGAGATCTCGATGGAGGCGCTCGGGATGCGCGGCGCGCAGCTGCGCAAGATCGAGCTGGCCCGGCCGCGCAACGTGATCGGCAAGTCCACGGTCGAGGCGATGCAGTCGGGCGTGGTCTACGGGTTCGCGGGCCAGGTCGACGGGATCGTGCACCGCATGGCCCGGGACCTGGTGGGCCCGGACGGCGACCCGGACGACGTCCGGGTGATCGCCACCGGCGGGCTGGCCCCGATCGTCCTCGGCGAGACCACGGTGATCGACGAGCACGAGCCCTGGCTGACCCTGATCGGCCTGCGGCTGGTGTACGAGCGCAACGCGCCCAACTTCGACTGA
- the nadC gene encoding carboxylating nicotinate-nucleotide diphosphorylase has product MSTPELPELPLIEQNEGGCGDDCGCGEGEESGLDPALAQLLADAGLDPIEVEDIAHMALSEDLDGGVDVTTAATVPEEAEAVADFVAREAGVVAGLRIAEAVFSVVCTEAFEVERHAEDGDRVEAGQLLLSVRARTRDLLTAERSALNLLCRLSGIATATRRWADVLEGTKAKVRDTRKTTPGLRSLEKYAVRCGGGVNHRMSLSDAALVKDNHVIAAGGVAQAFKAVREAFPDLPVEVEVDTMHQVREVVDAGADLILLDNFTVPETEEAVTLVAGRAALESSGRLTLETARAYAETGVDYLAVGALTHSSPILDIGLDLREAV; this is encoded by the coding sequence GTGAGCACCCCCGAACTCCCCGAACTCCCCCTGATCGAGCAGAACGAAGGCGGCTGCGGCGACGACTGCGGCTGCGGCGAGGGAGAGGAGAGCGGCCTCGACCCGGCGCTCGCCCAGCTGCTCGCGGACGCGGGCCTCGACCCGATCGAGGTCGAGGACATCGCGCACATGGCGCTGTCCGAGGACCTGGACGGCGGTGTCGACGTCACCACCGCCGCCACCGTCCCCGAAGAGGCCGAGGCCGTCGCCGACTTCGTGGCCCGCGAGGCCGGGGTCGTGGCCGGGCTGCGGATCGCCGAGGCCGTGTTCTCCGTGGTCTGTACGGAGGCGTTCGAGGTGGAGCGGCACGCCGAGGACGGCGACCGCGTGGAGGCCGGGCAGCTGCTGCTGTCGGTCCGCGCCCGCACCCGCGACCTGCTGACGGCCGAGCGCAGCGCCCTGAACCTCCTGTGCCGCCTGTCCGGCATCGCGACGGCGACCCGCCGCTGGGCGGACGTGCTGGAGGGCACGAAGGCCAAGGTCCGCGACACCCGCAAGACCACCCCCGGCCTGCGCTCGCTGGAGAAGTACGCGGTCCGCTGCGGCGGCGGCGTCAACCACCGCATGTCCCTGTCGGACGCGGCGCTGGTCAAGGACAACCACGTGATCGCCGCCGGCGGCGTCGCCCAGGCCTTCAAGGCCGTCCGCGAGGCCTTCCCGGACCTGCCGGTCGAGGTCGAGGTCGACACCATGCACCAGGTCCGCGAGGTCGTCGACGCGGGCGCCGACCTGATCCTCCTGGACAACTTCACCGTCCCGGAGACCGAGGAGGCCGTCACCCTCGTGGCCGGCCGCGCCGCCCTGGAGTCCTCGGGCCGCCTCACCCTGGAGACCGCCCGCGCCTACGCCGAGACCGGCGTGGACTACCTGGCGGTGGGCGCGCTCACGCACTCCTCTCCGATCCTGGACATCGGCCTCGACCTGCGCGAGGCGGTGTAG
- a CDS encoding L-aspartate oxidase, with translation MRLDAPAPGWAVDADVVVVGSGVAGLTAALRCAAAGRRTVVVTKARLDDGSTRWAQGGIAAALGEGDTPEQHLDDTLVAGAGLCDENAVRLLVTEGPGAVRRLIAAGAVFDTSAETGEIELTREGGHHRRRIAHAGGDATGAEISRALVEAVHAAGIETVENALVLDLLQDAEGRTAGVTLHVMGEGQHDGVGAVHAPAVILATGGMGQVFSATTNPSVSTGDGVALALRAGAEVSDLEFVQFHPTVLFLGPDAEGQQPLVSEAVRGEGAHLVDADGVRFMVGQHELAELAPRDIVAKGIMRRMQEQDARHMYLDARHFGAEMWENRFPTILAACRSHGIDPVTEPIPVAPAAHYASGGVRTDLHGRTTVPGLYACGEVACTGVHGANRLASNSLLEGLVFAERIAEDIVSRAPEGSGPGIPVPATGPLQPATARYEIQRIMSQGAGVLRSAESLSEASEALETLYTTALGELETHGKTAEPGVDTWEATNLLCVARVLVAAAQRRAETRGCHWREDHPDRDDAWRRHLVVRLSATERRALVVTPTDSADFPPVDADAPSGARRP, from the coding sequence ATACGGCTGGACGCCCCCGCCCCCGGCTGGGCCGTCGACGCGGACGTCGTGGTCGTCGGATCCGGCGTCGCGGGCCTGACCGCCGCGCTGCGCTGCGCCGCCGCGGGCCGCCGTACGGTCGTGGTCACCAAGGCCCGCCTCGACGACGGATCGACCCGCTGGGCCCAGGGCGGCATCGCCGCCGCGCTCGGTGAGGGCGACACCCCCGAGCAGCACCTGGACGACACCCTGGTGGCCGGTGCGGGACTGTGCGACGAGAACGCCGTACGGCTCCTGGTCACCGAGGGCCCGGGCGCGGTGCGCCGGCTCATCGCGGCGGGGGCCGTCTTCGACACCTCCGCCGAGACCGGCGAGATCGAGCTGACCCGCGAGGGCGGCCACCACCGCCGCCGGATCGCGCACGCGGGCGGCGACGCCACCGGCGCCGAGATCTCCCGCGCCCTCGTGGAGGCCGTCCACGCCGCCGGCATAGAGACGGTCGAGAACGCGCTGGTCCTGGACCTGCTCCAGGACGCCGAGGGCCGCACGGCCGGCGTCACCCTGCACGTGATGGGCGAGGGCCAGCACGACGGCGTCGGCGCCGTCCACGCGCCCGCCGTGATCCTCGCGACCGGCGGCATGGGCCAGGTCTTCTCCGCGACCACCAACCCGTCCGTCTCCACCGGCGACGGCGTCGCCCTCGCGCTGCGCGCCGGCGCCGAGGTCTCCGACCTGGAGTTCGTCCAGTTCCACCCGACCGTCCTGTTCCTGGGCCCGGACGCGGAGGGCCAGCAGCCCCTGGTCTCGGAGGCCGTACGGGGCGAGGGCGCCCACCTCGTCGACGCCGACGGGGTCCGCTTCATGGTGGGCCAGCACGAGCTCGCCGAGCTCGCCCCGCGCGACATCGTGGCCAAGGGCATCATGCGCCGCATGCAGGAGCAGGACGCCCGGCACATGTACCTCGACGCCCGGCACTTCGGCGCCGAGATGTGGGAGAACCGCTTCCCCACCATCCTCGCCGCCTGCCGTTCCCACGGCATCGACCCGGTGACCGAGCCCATCCCGGTCGCGCCCGCCGCGCACTACGCCTCCGGCGGCGTCCGCACCGACCTGCACGGCCGCACCACCGTCCCGGGCCTGTACGCCTGCGGCGAGGTCGCCTGCACCGGCGTGCACGGAGCCAACCGCCTGGCCTCCAACTCCCTCCTGGAGGGCCTGGTCTTCGCCGAGCGGATCGCCGAGGACATCGTCTCCCGCGCCCCCGAGGGCAGCGGCCCGGGCATACCCGTGCCCGCGACCGGCCCGCTCCAGCCCGCGACGGCCCGCTACGAGATCCAGCGGATCATGTCCCAGGGCGCGGGCGTGCTGCGTTCCGCGGAGTCCCTGAGCGAGGCCTCCGAGGCCCTGGAGACCCTGTACACGACGGCCCTCGGCGAGCTGGAGACCCACGGCAAGACCGCCGAACCGGGCGTGGACACCTGGGAGGCGACCAACCTGCTCTGCGTGGCCCGCGTCCTGGTCGCCGCCGCCCAGCGGCGTGCCGAGACCCGCGGCTGCCACTGGCGCGAGGACCACCCCGACCGCGACGACGCCTGGCGCCGCCACCTGGTGGTGCGGCTCTCGGCGACGGAGCGCCGCGCGCTGGTCGTCACCCCTACCGACTCGGCGGACTTCCCGCCCGTGGACGCGGACGCCCCCTCCGGCGCCCGGCGCCCGTAG
- the panC gene encoding pantoate--beta-alanine ligase: MTGPLQLLNTAEELHKLPRTGRRAVVMTMGALHEGHATLVRAAREQAGPDGQVVVTVFVNPLQFGANEDLDRYPRTLDADLVIAEAAGADAVFAPSVEEVYPGGDPQVRITAGPMGERLEGATRPGHFDGMLTVVAKLLHLTRPDLALFGQKDAQQLALIRRMVTDLNFPVEVVGVPTVREDDGLALSSRNRYLTPAERPAALALSRALFAGRDRLAAQAALRARAEAAPASDERATALARLGEIRASADAHAVSAAVTAGSGLPDAVRAAARHVLEEAARHDPPLVLDYLALVDPQDFTDVGPEFTGQAVLAVAAKVGTTRLIDNIPLEFGAHA, encoded by the coding sequence ATGACCGGCCCGCTCCAGCTGCTGAACACCGCCGAAGAGCTCCACAAGCTGCCGCGCACCGGCCGCCGTGCCGTCGTGATGACCATGGGCGCCCTGCACGAGGGCCACGCCACCCTGGTGCGCGCCGCGCGCGAGCAGGCCGGCCCCGACGGGCAGGTCGTGGTGACGGTCTTCGTCAACCCGCTCCAGTTCGGGGCGAACGAGGACCTCGACCGCTACCCGCGCACCCTCGACGCCGACCTGGTGATCGCCGAAGCCGCGGGCGCCGACGCCGTGTTCGCGCCCTCCGTGGAGGAGGTCTACCCGGGCGGCGACCCGCAGGTGCGGATCACCGCCGGGCCGATGGGCGAACGCCTGGAGGGCGCCACCCGCCCCGGCCACTTCGACGGCATGCTCACCGTCGTCGCCAAGCTGCTCCACCTCACCCGCCCCGACCTGGCCCTCTTCGGGCAGAAGGACGCCCAGCAGCTGGCGCTGATCCGGCGCATGGTGACCGACCTCAACTTCCCCGTCGAGGTGGTCGGCGTCCCCACCGTCCGCGAGGACGACGGGCTCGCCCTGTCCTCCCGCAACCGCTACCTCACCCCGGCCGAGCGCCCCGCCGCCCTCGCCCTCTCCCGCGCCCTGTTCGCCGGCCGCGACCGGCTCGCGGCGCAGGCCGCGCTGCGCGCCCGCGCCGAGGCCGCGCCCGCCAGCGACGAGCGGGCCACCGCCCTGGCCCGGCTGGGCGAGATCCGCGCCTCCGCCGACGCCCACGCCGTGTCGGCGGCCGTCACCGCCGGCAGCGGCCTGCCGGACGCCGTACGGGCCGCGGCCCGGCACGTCCTGGAGGAGGCGGCCCGCCACGACCCGCCGCTGGTCCTGGACTACCTGGCGCTGGTGGACCCGCAGGACTTCACCGACGTCGGCCCCGAGTTCACCGGACAGGCCGTGCTGGCCGTCGCGGCGAAGGTCGGCACGACCCGGCTGATCGACAACATCCCATTGGAGTTCGGAGCACACGCGTGA
- a CDS encoding Rossmann-like and DUF2520 domain-containing protein, producing MNSSQQERPARLSVGVVGAGRVGPALARALQQAGHHPVAVSGVSDASRRRADRMLPGVPLLTPAQVLERAELVLLTVPDDALPGLVEGLVATGAVRPGQLLVHTSGRYGTAVLDPARRAGALPLALHPAMTFTGTEVDVQRLAGCSFGVTAPDELRLAAEALVIEMGGEPEWIAEESRPLYHAALALGANHLVTLVAQAMELLSTAGVEHPDRMLGPLLGAALDNALRSGDAALTGPVARGDAGTVAAHVSELRKYAPGTVAGYLAMARITADRALAHGLLKPELAEDLLGVLADDGTTDTADPKGGER from the coding sequence GTGAACTCATCGCAGCAAGAGCGCCCCGCCCGGCTCTCCGTCGGAGTCGTCGGCGCCGGCCGCGTCGGGCCCGCGCTGGCCCGCGCCCTGCAGCAGGCCGGGCACCACCCCGTCGCCGTCTCCGGCGTGTCCGACGCCTCCCGGCGCCGGGCCGACCGGATGCTGCCCGGCGTCCCCCTCCTCACCCCCGCGCAGGTGCTGGAGCGGGCCGAGCTGGTGCTCCTCACCGTCCCCGACGACGCCCTGCCCGGGCTGGTCGAGGGCCTCGTCGCGACCGGGGCCGTGCGTCCCGGGCAGCTCCTCGTGCACACCTCCGGCCGGTACGGGACCGCCGTGCTCGACCCGGCGCGCCGTGCGGGCGCCCTGCCGCTGGCCCTGCACCCCGCGATGACCTTCACCGGTACCGAGGTGGACGTGCAGCGGCTGGCCGGCTGCTCCTTCGGCGTGACCGCCCCCGACGAGCTGCGGCTCGCCGCCGAAGCGCTGGTCATCGAGATGGGCGGGGAGCCCGAGTGGATCGCGGAGGAGAGCCGTCCGCTCTACCACGCGGCCCTCGCCCTGGGTGCGAACCACCTGGTCACCCTGGTCGCCCAGGCGATGGAGCTGCTGAGCACCGCCGGGGTCGAGCACCCCGACCGGATGCTCGGCCCGCTCCTCGGCGCCGCCCTGGACAACGCCCTGCGCTCCGGCGACGCCGCCCTGACCGGCCCCGTCGCCCGCGGTGACGCCGGCACCGTCGCCGCGCACGTCTCCGAGCTGCGCAAGTACGCCCCCGGCACCGTCGCCGGTTACCTCGCCATGGCCCGCATCACCGCCGACCGGGCCCTCGCGCACGGACTGCTCAAGCCCGAGCTCGCCGAGGACCTGCTCGGCGTCCTCGCCGACGACGGCACCACCGACACCGCCGATCCGAAGGGTGGGGAGCGATGA
- a CDS encoding threonine aldolase family protein — protein sequence MADTADTADEAAERTKRAVEAWRAATRVLTRSPRAETVGELLAELADAPYDMDASADLYGDGVVAELERRVADLLGTEDAAFFPTGTMAQQIALRCWAGRTGNPVVAMHPMGHPERWEGGALSTVSGLRTVHPVEELRQPTPEEVRDHPEPFGTLMLELPLRDAGFLLPSWEELTGLVDAARERDAVVHFDGARLWECTVHFGRPLAEIAGLADSVYVSFYKSLGGLSGACLAGARGFVEETRVWRHRYGGQIFRQFPQALSALAGLDRELPRLPAYVEQARMVAGALREGFEAAGVPWFRINPGVPHTHQFQVWLPHEPDRLTEAGTRLAEEEGTVLFGRWSAEGVAPGLSMTEVTVTQPGLAWTPQDVREAVAGFLARV from the coding sequence ATGGCGGACACGGCGGACACGGCCGACGAGGCGGCGGAACGGACGAAGCGGGCCGTGGAGGCCTGGCGGGCGGCCACGCGGGTGCTGACGCGCAGCCCCCGGGCCGAGACCGTCGGGGAACTGCTCGCGGAGCTGGCGGACGCCCCGTACGACATGGACGCGTCCGCCGACCTCTACGGGGACGGGGTCGTCGCCGAGCTGGAGCGGCGGGTCGCCGACCTGCTGGGCACCGAGGACGCCGCCTTCTTCCCCACGGGGACGATGGCCCAGCAGATCGCCCTGCGCTGCTGGGCGGGCCGCACCGGGAACCCCGTGGTCGCGATGCACCCGATGGGCCACCCCGAGCGGTGGGAGGGCGGCGCGCTGTCGACGGTGTCGGGGCTGCGCACGGTCCACCCGGTGGAGGAGCTGCGCCAGCCGACGCCGGAGGAGGTCCGGGACCACCCCGAGCCCTTCGGCACGCTGATGCTGGAGCTGCCGCTGCGCGACGCCGGGTTCCTGCTGCCCTCGTGGGAGGAGCTGACGGGGCTCGTGGACGCCGCCCGGGAGCGGGACGCGGTGGTCCACTTCGACGGGGCCCGGCTGTGGGAGTGCACCGTCCACTTCGGCCGCCCCCTGGCGGAGATCGCCGGGCTGGCCGACTCGGTCTACGTGTCCTTCTACAAGTCCCTGGGCGGCCTGAGCGGGGCCTGCCTGGCGGGGGCCCGCGGCTTCGTGGAGGAGACCCGCGTCTGGCGCCACCGGTACGGGGGCCAGATCTTCCGCCAGTTCCCCCAGGCCCTGTCGGCCCTGGCCGGCCTCGACCGGGAGCTGCCCCGGCTCCCGGCGTACGTCGAGCAGGCCCGGATGGTCGCGGGAGCGCTGCGCGAGGGCTTCGAGGCGGCCGGGGTGCCGTGGTTCCGGATCAACCCCGGGGTACCGCACACGCACCAGTTCCAGGTGTGGCTCCCGCACGAGCCGGACCGCCTGACCGAAGCGGGCACACGGCTGGCGGAGGAGGAGGGCACGGTCCTGTTCGGGCGGTGGAGCGCGGAGGGGGTCGCGCCGGGCCTGTCGATGACGGAGGTCACGGTGACGCAGCCGGGGCTGGCGTGGACGCCGCAGGACGTCCGGGAGGCAGTGGCGGGGTTCTTGGCGCGGGTGTAG